The Calypte anna isolate BGI_N300 chromosome 1, bCalAnn1_v1.p, whole genome shotgun sequence region TCACAGTATCCTTCTGGTTAAAATGTCCAGCATATAGCTAGACAAGTCCATAATAGGTTGTGTGAACAATTTGCTGATGGCTCAGACTAAAGAGTTATAGTAAATGGGGTTACATTGGCCTAGCAGCCAGtgaccagtggtgttccccagggctcaatTTTGATGCAATTTTTAATGCTTCTATAAACGAAGTGGACACAGGTATAAAATGTACATTAACCAAGTTTGCAAGTTATACTAaactaggaggagctgtggatTCTTTCAAGGGTAGAGTGAGGCTTTAAAGAGAGATCTCCATAGGGTAGAGAGCTGGGTAATCACCAGTCTTATGTAATTTAGCAAGAGTAAGTGCCAGATTACCCATCTGGAATGGGTTAGTCCTGGTTATACATACAAAATGGGTGATGAGAGattggagagcagccctgtgaaAAAATATCTGTGGGTGTGAGTTCAGAGCAAGTTGAATGTGAGTCAACAGTGTGCTCTGGCAGCCAAAAGGTGCCTCATTATAAGAACATCAAACAGTTGGAGTATTTCCAGAGGAGAATGATGACCAACATAGTGAAGGGCCTCTAGGGCAAGACTTATGATGAGTGGCAGAGGTCACTTGGCTTGCTCAGCTTGCAGAAGGCTGAGGTGACCCCATTGTAGTCTACAACTTCCTCAAGGGAAGTATCAGAGGAGAAATTGCTGATCTTTGGAGAATATTGACAGGATATGAGGTAATGGAATGAATCTACATCATCAGAATTCCAGATTGAACCTtaggaaaaggttcttcacAGAGAGCATTATGAGTCAGTGGaacaggctctgcagagaagtGGTCACAGCAGCAAGCCAGCCAGAGTTTTAAGGAGCATCAAGATGATGCTTTTAGTCTGATAATTCACTTTTCAGTAGTCCTGCAAGGAGCAGAcagttggacttaatgatcctTATGGGTTCCTTCCAACAACAGATACTCTATGAGCCATCTGGGAAGCAGCTTGACACACAAGTCATCTTTCTTGTCCCTAAACATGCTGCAGTCACTGCcgttttaaaagcttttgtatTAAAGATAGTGAAATAGTGCTGAAACctgtttcatcttttctttctcatgcaTCCCCTTTTGATGCCAGTTACCAACCCTGATGGTGGGTTGCTGCCTTCATAGTTCAGCTCTTTATGATGCTACAATGCTACCCTGATGCTGAGCTAATCAAGGCAACCAGGGTAAAATGTTTGTGCAGGCAATATACATTCCAAGGGTCAAAACAGTAAACTAGTGAGGGAACAATTTAAACAGTCCTCAAATTACTATCTACGATAGCTTTTACACAGATCTAgagttggttttatttatatttttttgtcagcttCCAGTGTTATCTTGGGTTACATAGTCTTGCTCGCTCCTGCCAAATCAGCTGCAGGATAAGCTAAtataaaacagttttgaaattaTGTTCTTAATTGGAGAATTTGCAGCTGTTGCTTTCTAGAAATCAAGACGTGGCACTTCCTTGAGGTGCAGAGGCTCAAGGACTGGTACAACCACATTATCACTTgtgttgttttcagtttcactaAAGTTAACTGCAGCTTGAAAGGAGattatttagattatttttttttccctaacctGGTAGAAATTTATCCTGTTCCAGATTTGAACGATgcaaggaagcagaagaaatgagtGGGAACAAAGACTTTTAAACAAATTAAGCTCACTGCAGTCAGGATATTAGGAACATGTAAAACAGAACTGTAACCAGGAACGGCACAAATAGGGATGGCCTAGACCTATTAATATCTTTTGCAAGAAAAGATAGAGCATTCTCACATTCACAGTGACAAAGAAAATGCTCTGAAGTGACAACAGTAACATTCTTTTTTCATGTGAATTTGAACTTCTTTCAGCCACAGCGGGGGAAGCTCTCCCTCACAGATGAGCTCCACTGGGCTGATGGATTTATCATTGTTTATGACATCAGTGACAGAGCATCATTTGCATTTGCAAAAGCACTGCTGTACAGGATCCGAGAGTCTCACATAGGAGCTTGTAAAAAGTAagtggtgttattttttttgtttccctcagCAAACGTACAAAAATGAATGCTGAGAACATTTCAGTAAGTATCCTACTAGCAATGAAACGCAAGCAGCATCCTAGTGGCATAACACAACACCAACAATAAAGTGTATGAAAGTAAACTTAATTGCAAATTTCAGTCTATTTCTCTGTATCCAAAGCTAAGTACATCAGGATTTTTGTTCTTGCATCTTGCAGCACTACTGTGTAAATAATTGCCATAAATCTGTTGTGATTTACCTGTTGTGATATGCCAGCGTAAAAAGCTGGCATAGTCAGTCTATAGTTTCACCCCCCCACTTCACTGCGAATAGAGATGCACTAGTGGAGGGGTTGAGGAAAGCCTTTCCCATTAGTTTGATAAACTAACACCATGAGGGTCTCCTAATCTGCCTCTAGCAGTCACCACTACATTCTTTGTGGACGTGGCTGACCTTACCGTAAGGAACAAACTACTTTCAAAAAGAATGACCAAAATTGCAAGTCTGAGTTGACATGGTGGTGTGTGTTCCTGCATCAGTCAGGTGAGATGCTTTCTAAACAAATGAGTGAAATCCTTTACTTGTACCAGAACtggagttaaaaaaaccaaaaaaacccaaaaagcaaaaccaaaaaaacccaaaaaccaaaaaaaccccaaaaaacccccacaaacagaaaaaccagtTTTCTGTCTGTTCTACTGCTGACCTTTCTTAATTAAGGTATCTCTGGAATCAGTAAGTTTTGGCTATTCTAACATCTGTTCTCTAATTTgaaccttttttatttcagaatggTCGAGTCATCAATATTTTTGGTTGGTAATAAACAGGATTTATGCCACATGAGGGAAGTTGGCTGGGATGAAGGACAAAAGCTGGCAATGGACAACAAGTGCCAATTCAGTGAACTGTCTGCAGCAGAACATTATCAGGAAGTTGTGACAATGTTCACAAAAGTCCTCAGGAATATCACCTCAAAtttcaaagcaaaggaaaagaggcGACCCAGTGGATCAAAGTCAATGGCCAAGTTAATCAACAATGTGtttggaaagagaaggaaatctgTGTAAAAGATGGTTAGTCTTCAAGTAGGAATGTGCTGAAATAATGGAGCACAGGCAGCTCTTGGGATTCAGACAGTTTCTTCCAAGGGTCAGTGTCTGGAGGAGTAAGATAGCAGAAACCAACAGTGGAAGATAAGTATGGTCAAGTGGACAAGGTCTAAACCTGCAAGACCTGGCCTTCTATTTCCAGTTCTACCACAGATTTACTGTGTTATGGCTACGTCACTTAAAATCTGAAGATACTCCTCTCACCCTAAGTCTTAAAAAGTTCCTTAGAGGAGATTTAGTCTGTATTTATTCAACAGCAATATGGTTCTGGATAGAACTTCTAGGTTTTATTGAAGCATGAGCAGTTATTTCCAGTAAAATCAGCCTTGCTGGTCAAAATCATACTTCAGAATTGGGAGAAGCAGTTGGTCTTTAGGCAAGAACTAAAGAAAAGTTAAATACTGCTGCTCTACATGATAATGTATTTGTATATAACTCAAGGAAGGATAGCTCAGATCCTTGTGTGCCTGAAGGTGCCTAACACCTTCTGaaattcataaaaattaaatgcttagACACCAAATCTGTGAAAGGTATTTACTTGCAAACCTGCcttgcagaggcagcagaagagcagataaACGAAGCAGTATTGTCTCCTgttttaggattatttttttttccttttttgagtGATGAAAGAAAgtagagaaggctgaggaaggTGGGAACTAAAATGTTAGTGAAATGTTAGTCGATGAGCACTGGGCTGTTTTGGAAAGGTCATTGTagagtgaaataattttatggCTAGGGCCAGTGTAACATATCAGGCAGATCCCTTTCACTGAGCAGTTTTAGGGGCTGTAACAAAGTTTTCTTACCTGTGAGGTGGATGTGCCTGTTCAGTTCTAGATGGTAGCAGGaccttgaaaaacaaaacacatagACTGGTGAAAAACACAAGTTCTTTAGGATTTCTGCCTGGATTTGAAGGTCAGCCTGCTAGTTAGACCTGTGCTTCAAAGGACAGTGTTTTTCCTAAGGACCAATGTCATTACAACTAGTCATTAGTGTGGTATTGAAATGCCATTTTAGAGAGCACTAAGGCATATGTTATGCACTTCTAAGCGTGAATATTAAACATCAGATGGGTTTAACTGAGTTGTCAATTCAGAGCTCTTGCTGTAGACTTAACTAAATAAGAGCTTAGCCCGGTATATTTGACAGTGCTGTGCTTACACAGGAGTTATGAAAGGGAAATGATGTGGAGTTACTGCTTCCTACTCATTCCAGAGGACACTAAGATTCAGTCTTTGTAAGCTGCTGAGTTGAAGCCTACCTCTGCTCTGAAGTTTTACCTGCATTGAAACtagtaaaattacttttctctgGCACAGCAGAATACTTATTTTCAGATCCCGCATAAGataacatgaggaaaaaaagctgtataaTCTTAGCATTACTGTTTACTCTAGTAAATAAAACTAAAGCCCATTTTAATAAGTGTTGACCAAAGatcacttcctttttttaaaggaaaatacacaaTATATATTTCACTTGTTTGAAGACTACAGTTATTGGAATATTGTTCTCAATGCTGACAACCACAGTGTTCctttatttctgatttctgtacAGGTGCTTCTCTGCCATATTAGAAGCAGTGTATTCAATTGTATTGCCAAAATCTATGAGGCTGAACTTGAAGACTACAGCtttccagcacacacagagTTCCAGATCTACTAAGAGACTGTTGATTTGTCATGTAGCTATATCTCCCAAGTTCTAGCACTGGCAGATGAGAGACCTCTTACCTGTATTTACTGCTATGGTATTAAATAAACTGGATATAAGATGgatgttttaatgttttttggttttcctttacTGTAATATAATGCTACAGACTTTTTGTTTTGACTAACAACAGTGAAGCAACATACAGATTCAGAATtcaaattagaaaataataatctggGCATCAGAGACTTGCACAAAAGAGCCTCTGTTTCCTGTATGCAACAAAGCTTTTATGTACAGTGAACATAGcaaacttttttaaaagactctatactttaaaaatctgtcaagAGAGCAACAGAGAAGACAATTAGTTTTTATTTGCTGATACTAATGGGAATACGGACTTTCAGATAGGTGGAATCTCCCATATACCCCACAGTTTTCATTCCCTTTTTGTCCAGATGGGCTCAGTATTGCAACAGAGTTGCTGTCTTCAAGCCTTTGTGCTGGATTGCACTGAAAAACAGCTGAAACAGCTGTAGGATGTGTTTAGACATAAGTATACTAAAGGGCCTTATTTAGACCTAGTTTGATCTCTGGATCAGGATTGTACTTGTCTTTTATTGCTGCAAAGTGCAGAATTTGGGAAGGAATTCAGTTTTAAAGCAGATACACATGCTCCCTTTCCATGTTTACTTTATTAGTATCTTTTTAAAGTTAAggtcttttaaagaaaaataagaccTTTAAAAGACATACATATCACTAAATGTTCTTGGAGTTATAACAGTGAAGGTAAAATGTTGCTGGCTCAGCCACATTTGGAAATGCAAGCAAGAACTCTGCCTGAATAACAAGTAAATGATGTTTATGCTCACCTTTGACAGTGAGAACACCTAGAGCATTTTGAACTCTcttgaagaaaatggaaatgtatCTATTTGAATTGCCCATCCTTTTTCACCAAAAGATTTTGAAATTGCCATACAAGAGTTAAAAGTTTCTTGCTGTCATGTCTAGAAGGCCTTGTTTATATGAACTTAATAGTTTTAGTAAAATTTTGCCTGAGAAAGGcactaaaaaaattatgttctttctCCCTGTCTTCAAcattgtttttttggttttgtggttttgtttttctaacttTAGAAATGGTAACATAAAAGCAAAGAGATTCTACTGAAGTGTAAAGGTAATAGCCCCTGGCTCCCAAATGCTGTGTCTCAGAGAGCTTTCAGGTGTTTTTTGAAGCTCTTTCTCTAGTTTTTGAAGTAAACAATCAAGACAAAAACAACCTCAATTGgatgtttttctgtaatttctctaCGCATTGAAATCTTTCTAAATCCCATGATAGTCACTTTCAGaaca contains the following coding sequences:
- the RERGL gene encoding ras-related and estrogen-regulated growth inhibitor-like protein, which translates into the protein MTEVKVAVLGGSGAGKSALAVRFLTRRFIGEYASNAECIYTKHLCLDGRQIHLEIYDPCSQPQRGKLSLTDELHWADGFIIVYDISDRASFAFAKALLYRIRESHIGACKKMVESSIFLVGNKQDLCHMREVGWDEGQKLAMDNKCQFSELSAAEHYQEVVTMFTKVLRNITSNFKAKEKRRPSGSKSMAKLINNVFGKRRKSV